The Pieris rapae chromosome 5, ilPieRapa1.1, whole genome shotgun sequence DNA window TCACAGAACTAATGTAATGTATTTGTAAAGATCTTAAGTAATTGTGCACTaaagaatgtttatttaagtatgaTTTGCTCAATAATTAACAGATGGATCAAAACTCTACTCTCCACTATTTTTGTGTAAATGCTATAAATATCATGTAAGAggaataagtattttattcttaattatatatctaatacaCAACACAATATGACATGCATTATTCTGCTAAATATGGCAGTAGCTTAGTCTGAAATCTTTAGCTACTTCTATGTGTTGATACATCAACCTAAAAATCTCGTTTAACCAGccataataattagttattgACCAGTGAATATTTAGAGTAAATTATTTCACTACAAAAATGGatgttaatgtaattttaaacaataaaatgctgtcaatttttaataaattcttttattatctAATTGTGCTACCTGTACCAATATGGAACATATGATTGGTTCAGGTGATAAAAATGATCTAGCAAGCTTTGACATGGAGCAAACAAGTCATTAACTTGACAGATCCCAGAGTgccaattaaaataacttaaattaacagtCTATGTACAGAATTCACAAGTTAggtaattgtttataaataacatgcATGCAATGGTATACAATGTAATACCTTGATctaatatagaattttaagGAACAAtagaaagtttatttaatataacatatacaatttaaaaaatgaaaatgactTATTCATGTAGAATATACATACTTGTGAAACAACTGCATAACATTATtaacttacatttaaaaaatatggtgatatttataaacaacaaCCTTTGGGTTCTATTACAGCTAAATCACATTTTCATATATCTAGCTTTGCTccatatattatcattatcagTGAGAAGGGTGTATAGGCCTGCTAATGTAAGCCCTGCAGCGGCTCCTAAGCCCATTGAACGCAAACCAGcagtacttttatataaaacaccaGTAGCTGTGGCAGCTATAAAGGTATTTGCAGTATCTTCTTGATCCCTAATCCAAGTTACACCCAGGGCTATACTTGAATAAAATGAAGCTAATATGCCTAGAGTACAGCCAGTTGTTGTGCCtgaaatatagatttttatgtttagagCAATAAAACGGTATTTAGCAGATTTGGAATTCAAATAGAATTTTAAGGCAATATCAACATTTTAGcaatttgatatataatataataatataaggaaATTTTTGCATTactcaataatttttaacaaaatattaattatgaagtATAAAATGACAAACCTTGCTTCATTATGTAGTTAATAAGCTGTGTTCTTCTAACTTTGCCAATTTGTCCAGCTAATGTTGTTGCTCTTAATCCTTTGTATAGACCAGCCATGCCTCCTAAACCTGAaaggaaaattaaatcaatatcatACAATTACAAAGGAGTATGaatcataagtgtacttgtttaccagcatatgaattatgttattttcagtttttgaTTGAGAGAAAATTCtaagtttattatacaaaactaaagttattttattttagttgttaTTCTGTCAGTCTTTCCTTATTTGATATCACACAATACCAGCGTAGTGTACAGTAGACACTAAGTAATCAATAACAAAAGTTATGTAAAGTCAATGTTTGAGGTTATGTTCATACTGCATATAATTCATAGCTTACCTGATCCAGTCATGAAAGACATTCCAATAATTGGTAAAGCTACGTTTGATCTCCGAGCTGTTGAGGCCATATGGCTCTCATCGGGATATAGAAACTCTGGTTGCATTTTTGGTATGTAGTTGGGATCAAAGTTTAAATAGGGAGAAAGATTTGCACTGGCCTGATTATTTTggctttcatttttattaattggtaATATATCTCCAAATAAAGACATTTTCTTGGTTTAATtcactaaaattaaacaaatgtgTAATCGTTCGTGATGAAGGAATCACGCAGAAATTTATCGTGAAGAACTGTCAAATAGAATgtcacaaatataatatttaaatatcagagATGTCATCGTTGAGTTgttgtctattatttttttatggacaAGGGGCTTTTCTTTAGTTCGAGAGTTGCCAAATAAATCGACGTACAACGACATGTCAAAAATAGAGGTTTTCAGGAGAGCCTAACGAAAGTTTGAATCTGTCTAGAAATTTATCtacatttttactttttgatgatttttgaGTTGCTCCCTCGCTCTACGAATacgtatcgcaatacagcgagtaAATGCAGCGTTAAATGTACAGTGCCACAGTAACCGATTCCTCAAATTTGTCTTTACTttctttctaataatatttaattattgaagtgATACTTTTTTTGGCTCGATGGAGAAGATGAGAGTGATTTTTTACGATGcacgcgcacaccaacacctgaattcgacatcgtaaagtcaGGTCTAGGATGCATGGAAattgataactatgttcaagttgtatattctagtatttttatatttagaacacgtgtttcgtaacagtacaattaaacagtgtgaataaataaatactattttttttaatcaatttcatatacgacagtatatatttactaatattttatttattgaaataaaatctttttcattaattttaatatttatcgttaatcactactgcattttagttattttttccatacgccaaggaagtataacttctaacgcgtgtacataagtacacactctttttataaatacatacaaaataaaattgttagatTTTATCTTATgaccaaatatttatatgatttttacagTGAAGAGAGGTCCACTGAAGACGTCcgcaaagtaataaaaactgcAAAGTTACACGAATCCGAACTAACAGAGATTACCCAGATTCTTAGATTTCCAGACGCCAGCCAACGCAATAATAACTTAAGACTTATGctattagataataatatattaaaagatataGAAGAGGGCAATCCCATTGCATTTAAAGGTAttgttaaaacttattaaatatttaggttatttattttcaagcaaataaaaagtacaatCGAAAATGATGATTGTTTTGCTTGAAACCAAACTCTGTATCTGCGCGATAAACGCATTAATGTAGGCTTTGAGCAATTAAGCCATGCAGTCGATAGATCTAATTTTAAGTCTAAGTTAATACTAAAGAAGGTTTGGAATTGTTTAACAaggtattatattttcaggGGATCCAGATGAAAATGTGGTACTGTGTACAGATGATACAACCTATGACGTCAAGGAAGCAGAGACATCTAACAGCTTTTTACTCGTACCCAACCTACTTTTCGCGGCTGCCACAGGTCTCGACGAAACAATCGCAAATAATTCTATGGAAGATTCTGATTCATCTTTCGAAAGATCCAACACTAGTTTGAACAAATCCACCGATTCTGATGATAAACCACCCAGAAAAATTGTCAATAAAGACATTGTTAACACGTTCTTCACTTATTACGAATTGAAACCTTGTAAACCGCGTCTTTCCAAACTCTCGAAGCTTCTAGAAAGTACTACATTTCAGGGTTTAGAACTcgaatataaaatagataaatcgAAATTGCTAGATTATAATGCTATTTTGGATAAAGTCCAGGCGTCTCGTGTAGAATTAAATGAGGAGTTGACAAATATACAAGCGATACAGGTCGATGGGCATTATAGGTTGTTAGAATTTGATTATGAATTTCGGGTCCTTTCTTACATGTTGGACCTAATTGAAGAGAATTCCTGGCCTTTGGACAGAGTATCCAAAGAAGTCACATTAGAAAGCTTAAAAGATTTGGCTCCGTTGTGTGTTTTGGAAGCAATGTTTGGTTTTTATACACTAAAAAGTGCTGAAGAAATGGGCGTCCAATACTATAGGTATAAAGAGGATAAAGTGTGTAGATTTTTAGCAAGAGTTCTCTTAAGAAGTGCCGGTAGATTTAATTTGGTTGAGTTTATGCAAGCATGGAGCGATTCGGTACCAGAAGGAATGACACCAAAcgtatgttttgtattttaattgtgaaTATTTGATGATTTCTAAAGTTAAGGAATATGAAATAGGGTGTGGGTGAGACCCTAGTTCAATAGCGCAAGTCttacataaagaaaaaaagattgaagaagaaaaaaataataaagattgtCTTATGCATTGGATGAGGCAATCAAtcctattttgtttaatttacaattttttttcttattaacttttatagcacgtgtgaaaaaaaattaaaataaaatctatgtacTCTTTCAGGAGTCACTTCTATCAGGCATAGCCTTAGTAGATAAAAACGTCACTCCGCAAGTAATTTGGGGTTTCTCCGAGAATGAACTGCCGGAAGATATCAATGAGAGGTTCAGGATTTTATTCCACACAAAACCCAAGTGGACGGTCGATGAAATATCTCCATACATTCAGTAAGTTACCAGGTTTTAAACACTTGCCACTCGTGGCATATATGGCAGTGTATCGACAACTTCACCTatctagttttaaatataaatttctaaacaattttattagcgAATATTAGTGTGACATACCTACAATTTAGTTGATAAAAATTCGGTGTAGTGGTATTAGCCTTTGTTTACTTGAATTATTGAGTTTGAATGATATTATTGAAATCTCATtttttcaaaacttttaaatatcattttctTAATGTTCCTACATTTTTgacttaaattatgtaatacatacCTATTTTAATCTCTTAAAcagaaaaatacttaaatttaggTTTAGCTAAAATAGCTACTCATTGATGAATCTCTATTCATTAAGTACATtctctattaaaatttaattattcttaggTCATACGCAACAGAGAAGCTCAACGTAAACGCTTTGCTGACGAAGCATGCACGTGCGTCCACCCAAAATGGCGTCCGTGTATTCTCCGCCAAACACATGAATTAAAATgagctaaaataaataaaatttattaattttagtttagttttaatgcactattatttatacctatttatgattcaataaatgaaacaatgaAGAATGATCTAGaaatttctaattataataatttaatataaatgtaaggCATCTAACGCTGTTGActgttatatgtttttaaaacgcgttattaattacttagtaCAGGTTTGTAATACCACGATGACTATTTACCTTAAACTTTAACGGTAtaccatttttgttttttgtgagATGGCGCGCGTTTTTTAGCCTCTATTACTCTAtgaaatttgttaaatgtcaatttcatacaaaaagcTTAGTTTTctactttctacatacactactgttaaggcaTCTTGACTAAGTTACCTTACCATATTGgtgaaaatttaaagaaaatttaaaacgttttcATCTAgcaagatatatttattgaaatgctGGAAGAGCGATTTGTAATAAACACCtctttatctttaataaagatttgagtttgagttttttGAGTTTATCAACAAGAAATGCAAGTGGAGTTCTTAAGTTTCGTTTTCTTGTACTGAATGGGGTTATAAGTATGATcgaaatgataaataataaattagtacattaatttataatatcataaaaatatcttaagaaACTGAAGTATAGCAACAttctatatacaaattatgtttattacttcatgtttataaatactagacataaataaaaattgaaccaattttttatttccctATTTATCATGAGAATTCGGTAGAACTATAGTAGCAAACTACATTTTTACGGTATAAAATAGGattgaaattaaaagagaTGCCACTAGctgaagttttttataaaacatatttcttgtttttgattatgtaataaatttatagattaCTAACAATAGaccaaaattaaatgttctcttaggtttttatcaaaaattccAATTCTCACACATAGCTAGTTACTAGATTTTTGTAAGGATAGCTTCAAGTGCCTAGGCACAACCCTGAATATCGGTGGTCTACCAAATAATTTGCAAGATTGTGTGTCACCGTAATGTTAACGTGAGACTGTAGTTTAGATGAAGCTATATTCTGTGGTccgttagtaaataaaaatatgttttcatttaaaataagtttatttatagaagtcttatatctaaaattaaatccTTAATCTAACACAGCCACATAATTCGTAATTTTGCCAGATAAGAAAAGACTAGAGATctgttaaaatacaaaacaatattcttgttaataatatacagtaaaataaacatgaaagtattataaatattaaaatgtgacGACAGTTGTAGTTACTGGATTTGGgctgatttattatattttatacgttaCATATAAACTTGTCTTTGGTATCGAAATATTGTCTatgatttttgaatgtttttctTGAGTGTCATCAGTTGGTCCCACATTTCATTCGGTAAATCTTCACCCACTTCTTccttaaagtatttttctatCGCATCAGcctgaaatttttttaatgtaaattatatttccgatggcattttatttattatacataagaaaaataaaatccaagTTTAAATGTGACAGGCCCTTATATGcaaaaacataacaaacacgaaaagaaaaaaaaaatacatcgaAATCATTTAACTAAAGGAAAATCGCTTTCATAGAGTGAGGGAACAACTATGGAACTTTAGACTTGTTATTTaacttagattttaaaatctatatgcattattttatataaacatatatcaaGATTTCCtgttagatataaatataacaaaactgttgtttagtataaaaaagaaaatttctaTGAGCACgtctgtttaatttattatttgtcttaattttgtattatgtgCAATAACTAACCTAATAGGGTAGACAAACTTATGAACCTACCTCTTGCAACCAGAAGTCCTTAGGAATGCTAAACAATTCGTTCATATTGATGTCGCCAAGGTTACTACAGTTAAGAGCTCCTGGTTTTGGCACAAAACCTAATGGAGTCTCCACGTGACACTGCTCATCATCACATCTGCGCAAAACCCAGTCCAAAACGCGGGAATTCTCACCGAACCCAGGCCATAGGAATTTaccctaaaataaataaatgaaattattacttGGCCTGATTCTGTcataattagtttaataacCGTTGATAACTTTTGatggtataaaaatatctatggcgctaaaacctttttaggtctaagcctcagatttctgtatctgtttcatgatcatttgttaatcttatAACCAAGTAGGTTCTGATCTGATcatcctgtgcctgacacacgttgttgactttttgggtctaaggtaaACTGGTTTTCCTCACGTTGCTTTTtttcactgttcgagcgaaAATACATAGACAGAAGAAAGCAACTAAGATCACTGCTCCCATGAtggtataattatttgaaatattgcaaattattttgataaataattaaatactcatTAAACTATTTGGATATACCTGTTGGTCTTTCCTGAACCAGTTAACGTGGAAGATCTTAGGCATCTGACGACCAGCTTGTGGCATCGACAGCCAATGTTGGAGATACTCGCCGAAGTTATAACCGAAGAATGGCCTCATTGCGAAAGGATCGTGCATGACTACTTTTCCCTGCAATTCATcagaacatttaaaaatatactaacgGTGTTACAAAAAGCTAAATTTTACGCCGAGGaactaaaaaaaaggttttttttaatcaggtATAAAATCCTGCATATCAGTGTTGCCATTAAAAGTTCGATTTAGAAGTTCTAGAGCGACATCTAGCAAAGTTGCAAAAACAATGTTTAGAAAACATCAAAACTTAAAACCCACAGCATATTCAGCAGCTGCAGTCGCTTCCGATCTCATGGAAGCCCCAAGGAAGACTCCATGAGCCCAGTCCCGGGCTTCGACAACTAGTGGAACACCCGCAGGGCGCCGCCCGCCCAACAATATCGCAGAAATCGGTACACCTTCCGCACTCTCCCAATCTCCATCTATGATCGGACAGTTGGCCGCTGGTGTGCAGAAtctgaagaaaaataaatatatccgaaaatttaaaagtttgcctttacaaatttgaataaactttataatctcgcaatttctataaatatgacAGTAAAatgtacagtatttacaattttcctaacctactaataataaaaataattataaattaataaaaagaaaattaaaacaaatttaataagttccTACAGTGTACGTTTAACGCTGGCAACATTTTCTCCCTGTTCTGCG harbors:
- the LOC110996784 gene encoding mitochondrial import inner membrane translocase subunit Tim23, translating into MSLFGDILPINKNESQNNQASANLSPYLNFDPNYIPKMQPEFLYPDESHMASTARRSNVALPIIGMSFMTGSGLGGMAGLYKGLRATTLAGQIGKVRRTQLINYIMKQGTTTGCTLGILASFYSSIALGVTWIRDQEDTANTFIAATATGVLYKSTAGLRSMGLGAAAGLTLAGLYTLLTDNDNIWSKARYMKM
- the LOC110996783 gene encoding sister chromatid cohesion protein DCC1 isoform X1; the protein is MDICEERSTEDVRKVIKTAKLHESELTEITQILRFPDASQRNNNLRLMLLDNNILKDIEEGNPIAFKGDPDENVVLCTDDTTYDVKEAETSNSFLLVPNLLFAAATGLDETIANNSMEDSDSSFERSNTSLNKSTDSDDKPPRKIVNKDIVNTFFTYYELKPCKPRLSKLSKLLESTTFQGLELEYKIDKSKLLDYNAILDKVQASRVELNEELTNIQAIQVDGHYRLLEFDYEFRVLSYMLDLIEENSWPLDRVSKEVTLESLKDLAPLCVLEAMFGFYTLKSAEEMGVQYYRYKEDKVCRFLARVLLRSAGRFNLVEFMQAWSDSVPEGMTPNESLLSGIALVDKNVTPQVIWGFSENELPEDINERFRILFHTKPKWTVDEISPYIQSYATEKLNVNALLTKHARASTQNGVRVFSAKHMN
- the LOC110996783 gene encoding sister chromatid cohesion protein DCC1 isoform X2 — protein: MLLDNNILKDIEEGNPIAFKGDPDENVVLCTDDTTYDVKEAETSNSFLLVPNLLFAAATGLDETIANNSMEDSDSSFERSNTSLNKSTDSDDKPPRKIVNKDIVNTFFTYYELKPCKPRLSKLSKLLESTTFQGLELEYKIDKSKLLDYNAILDKVQASRVELNEELTNIQAIQVDGHYRLLEFDYEFRVLSYMLDLIEENSWPLDRVSKEVTLESLKDLAPLCVLEAMFGFYTLKSAEEMGVQYYRYKEDKVCRFLARVLLRSAGRFNLVEFMQAWSDSVPEGMTPNESLLSGIALVDKNVTPQVIWGFSENELPEDINERFRILFHTKPKWTVDEISPYIQSYATEKLNVNALLTKHARASTQNGVRVFSAKHMN